TCTCTGGTCACCTCAGCCACGATGTTCGCTGTGGGAGTCCTGGGGAATCTCATCGCCATAGTTGTGCTGTGCATCTCCAAAAAGGAGCAGAAGGAAACAACTTTCTACACTCTGGTCTGCGGGATGGCCATCACCGACCTTTTGGGCACATGCTTCACCAGCCCGGTGGTGATCGCCACCTATGTGGCCAGCCGCTGGCCTGGAGGAGCCCTGCTCTGccacttcttctccttctccatgCTCTTCTTCGGCTCAGCCGGGATGTCCATCCTGTGCGCCATGGCTGTGGAGCGATACTTGGCCATAAACCATGCCTATTTCTACTCCCAGCACATAGACCGAACCATGGCGCGCTTTGCACTCCTGGTCACCTACTTGGCCAACATTGTACTGTGTATTATGCCCAGTTTTGGCTTCGGGCGGCATGTCAAGCACTTTCCGGGTACTTGGTGCTTCCTGGACTGGAGGGCGATGGATCCACTCGGCGCCTGCTATTCCTTCCTGTACGGCGGAGTGATGCTGGTGCTGATTGCAGTGACAGTTCTGTGTAATTTGGCGGTGTGCAGGTCGCTGGTGGGGATGAACCAGAGAGCAGGAATAGTCAGGACGGAGCTGTGTGAGCAGGGAGGCTCACGTCGCCGCTTCCCTCGGCTGCCGTCGGTCACTTCTGCAGCGGAGATCCAAATGTTCTGGCTTCTGGTCTTCATGACCATCGTTTTCCTGGTCTGCTCCATCCCCCTAGTGGTAAGGACAACAGgctattttatttatctattttatgaGGTGCACGTGCATATAGGTGCATATATTATTACACTTCGTTACGTCTCAgtcattctctgtctctgtatgcCTATCTGACAGGTGCGAATCTTCGTGAACCAACTTTATGACCCTGCTTATATTTCTGCTGGGGGGCAGCCTGACTACCGGAGTGACCTGATGGCAATCCGCTTCGCCTCATTCAACCCCATTTTAGACCCCTGGGTGTACATTCTGTGCCGGAAGAACCTGCTGCTAAAGGGCTGCGAGAAGCTGAAGAGGTTAGTGACCCGGGTTAAACAGGGCCGTAAGGACAACATTGTCTGGGTGGGAGGTCAACACTCCCCTCCTTCTTTAAACAGCGACGACACCAGTTGTGCGTCATTACGCACAGCCAGCCACAAAAACGACGTGGAACACCAGGTGTCCATCAAGATTGAATCCTTTACAGACTTCGCAATGAGACAAGCGTGGGACTACGACACCGCCCGGGTCAATTTCCATCCGTTCAGCGTCGAATCCACCGCGATCCTCGGGTGTGAGGAGGAGGTAGTGGCTGATTCAAAACAGGAGGCGACCGCGAAAGCTTCTTCAGGACGCAGCGCCACGCCGCTGCTCTCTGCACACGTTAGAAGAGGAGACATCGTCACCTGCACGTTCAGCACACCGAGTTCCTGTCACTCAGTGAAATGCCTGTAATAGACAGTTCATAATAACACCACTTTAAAACATCCCAGCAGAAGCAGCTACTTTATGTCAGGTGCAAAGCAAACTTTTAAAATTACACTTGGAGAAAACGCTGCCGGTGTTGAAATTCACACTATTATCAGTGAATTTATCACTAGATGGTTTTAAACCACCAAAGAGCCATATCTACTTCATTGATGAAATACTTGACTCAGAACTTAGCAACTGACTGTGACTcaaattaacatttcaacacGAGCACTGGGTTATCATGCATTTCTTGCACATAATTAAGTCCTCTGCAGAGAGGTGTCTAAGGATAAATACTCAGCACGTTAAATTTTAACCAGAATGTGTCTCCATTTAGATGAAGTCCAGAAAACCTGTGTCAGAAGTACACCAAGCTCCAAACAACTAgagttttgttcagtttgtatAATTGTTCACCTATCTTATATGATGTGGAGGTGGATAAAAAAAGGGGGCGGGGTAGCAATGGTTTGGGGGTCACTAGAGGGGCACACATCCAATTTGCATCCTCTAGGAAATTTAGCCAATAGTTAAATTATAGAGGACTCTGGTGCTGAAAGTAAATTAAGTCAGTTGTGAAAATTTCCAAACAGGGAAATCTATACAAAATATCATCATACCCTACGggtacaaataaaaatgtgaatgtataAATCTGTATGAATCTTGAAAATGTGCTATTTGTGTATTCATACAAGGCATCACTCATGTGTTGATATTACACTGTATTTCATACTTTTTATCTACTTGCTGCTAATTTACTCTGTGCCATTAAACAGTGTTGTATGACACAGGGAAAACTGAATGTATATCTTTTGTTAAatcttgttttatattataaatttgCATATTATGTTTTGATAACTGTTGTTGTAAACCAGCAAAAGTGAACATATCAcctgttaaaaaaagaagaaaaaaacaagtgttgCTGTGAGTTGTATGACCTGTAGTGTTTGCTGGATGTGTTGATGGGTCtgtacagagaaataaaatgacactgaagATGGCACACTGCCTGCTCTGCTGTTTAAAGAATAATgaaatcatctttttaaaagTAAACATTCCCAGTTTATCAGACAGGTGGCAGGAGAGTGATAGCCTACTACTGTCGTCTTAAAATGGAGATATGAGGTTGACATGTGGCCCTGTGCACTTTCAACCAGCAGGTGGTgcaagaacattaaaaaaagtacAGGTTAATCTGTAGAGGGGAAAAATAGTGTTAGTTGTGGTCACATCCTGTACTCTGTCATTGTAAAGGTAAATGTAATGAACAGTTATAACCAGGTGTATATTAAAAAAGAACTTTATTCCCTTCGAGGATAATGccatacaaaaataaatttataataataataataataataataataataataataataataataataataaatgacatACTGGTAGTGTGTAACTGAATTACTCAACCACTTTAAGATGAGAAATGTTGAGGTCCTGTAGTATAAATGTTTCAGTTGTTTGCTGTAGATACATTCTGGACACATAAAActgattttctgtttccattATAGTTCAgaaaagatgataaaatgacTCAGTATCAGCCACAACAATAGAGATCAGCTGTCAGACTCAAATGTGTGAGGTACGCTTAAGCAGATGTATTTGTAAGTACACCACATCATTTCACTGTGGGTCAATTTGTTTCTGAAACctgttatttatgttttttaataaatgtctgTCTGGGGTGAAATGTGAGAAAGTGTTTTTAAGCTTTGGcatagtgtttttgttttcacatttcagaaataTAAATGGCATCCAGTCTCGTTCCACTCAGAATCAGCTGTTCAATCCAGGTTTATGAGGCATTTGACAGCTcggaaaaagaaaatcagcacCTTTATAAACAATGTACGGGAGCAGAATAACTGTCAACATGAAATCTAAATCTTGGCAATAAATAGATATTCATCTACAATATAGAGTTCGTAAAAACAGCTCTCATATGAagctataataaataaataatttatcagaaataaatatatttttacttttatacagTAATACATGAAGATGCATGGCATCCATTTGGCTGAGTTCACCTGAACATAGAAAATGTAATGTCCctgtttttgtgtggaaaaaaaaaagatattgaaCTTCTGGGAGGAGCTGTCTTCACTGTGAATAATAGTGAACATTGTATCAgtctcattttttttgtttttttagtctGAGTCAGAATATAAACACAGTGTCAGTCCTTTAACTGTGtcttttctttatgtctcttGAGCTTCAGCCTTCGGGTCTCACCCAAATCAAAACAGTCTTGTTCACATAAAGAGTCTATTTTATGAGTAATAACCGGTCTGGGGTATACTGCTTTGGGTACCAGTTGAAAACAATTCACTCTTTGAAGATGCAAACAATAAATCCAGACTGTGATTCCCTGACGACCTCCCCCTCAGTCTCTGATTTTGACCTTTGCCCTCAGTTGTTCGGCTGCACCCAGACCTCTTCCTCCttaacaggaagtgaacaagtggtctccatcacttcctctgctctgtgtgtgttacagcGCACCCTCTCTGGCTCTTCCATGCACCCCAGCTTTCTCGCACATACTGTAGCATCCACACTGAGCCTCCTTTCTGTTCAAGAAACAGCTGACCTTTCCCTTTTTGTCCCCCTCTCCCTCGTTCATTTCTTCAGCCAATACACATGCAGCTGGCAGCAGATAACGACTGGATGGTCCTCCACGTGGTCTGAGCATCCATGAAGGAAACTGGCTCATACCGGTCGGGCCGGCAGCAGGGGTGGCTGCTGACCTTGCGGGTGGTACGCCGGGGCAGCGAGCCATTCTCCAGCAGAGCTTTGAGTGCCAGGTCGTAGTTTGTTCGTGAAGACTGACAGGAGCCCACGCAAAACTTGAAGAGGACAATCTCATCTGAGTCAAAACCCAGTCCTAGGTCCCGaaccttcatctctctcttctccacaCGGCAGTCCCTGCTGCTCTGCTTCGGCTGTTTATTACCTTTACCCTTTCTGTCTCCAGTtcctgtctcttcctcttcctccttttctttcttcttccttttcttctttttctttggtgatcccttggGTTGAGGTTCTGAGGGGTCAGAGGAGCGTGGAGAACGCCCCACCCAGCGACTACTGGGATGGTCGTCCACCTCATCCATTACAAAGGGGtctgaaaaagagaggaaataaaaggagTGGTGGACAGGAAGAATGACAAgtgaatagaaataaaatacacCAAAAACACCCCATGAAATcatatgaaatacattttgatgGCTGGGATACAAAGCAGATCCCTGAACCCGCGCCCTCTTTCCACTCTAATACTGTCTACTACAGCAGATGTTCTGTAAATTACACTTTCATAAAGGCTTCAGTACCATATAGAGCATGCCAAGTAGAGTAAGGGTCACTGTCATCTTTCTGCTCCTCGTCCCCCACCAACTCTGGCAGTGTCACAGGAAGCTCTCGCTCCTCCTGGCCTCCCAGCAGGCCCACAGCAGGGCCCGAGTCTGCACCCACACCAGCTACACCAGTGCCAGCTTTCATATGAGCTCCTTCCGCCAGAGGCAACAGAGACAGGAGCACCCACAGCAGCACCTACAGCAGGCAGAGGACAAATGAGAGACAGACTTCTTTAATTAAAGAAACAGCTTCCTGCCACAGCTGGAAACAAAGCTGATGAGgacggtgagagtgaaccatAACATTAAAGTTGctggctgtaaaaccaaaacaatgagctgaaagatgctaaaacactccaTAGAGCTAAAGGGAACAATAACACCATTTACGTAACACGTGGAGATTttttccattgttaatataaagaTACCTTTACCTTTAACACagacaggctagctgtttccccttgtttccagtctttatgctaagctaagctatcCACCTGCTGAATCTATAGCTTTATATTTAgaatacagacatgagagtcgTATTAATTAGCATGATATAACTCTTGGgaagaaagcgaataagcatatctcccaaaatgtcaaactattactttaatttttaaatatttgtttctttcatttttgatgaCCCATTGTACTCAACTACTTCTAGTCAGGCAAGAATCACAGAGCGACGTAGAGTTCTGCTTTTTGCTTTGAGCTCTTTTCTTTCATAAAGAAGCTTACTTACAAAGAAAAGATAGTAACAGTCAGGATGCTGTATTGGTGCTTTCATGGTGACCATATAAAGTAATAACACttataacttttatttatgtagcatttttcagaaacaagtttacaaagtgctttacagattaaaaaaaactgataagGATAATGAGATAATACTCATACAAGCACATCAAATCCAAAAGCTGTATGAAGGAGATAcagctacttttacttaagccTTTTTCATCAAAAGTGATCTCACTTACTCTTAAGTAATACTTAAGTCAAATAACTTTCTTTCCACCTCGGATCGAGCTTTGTCCACTGGCTTATAATTTAGCAATGAAAGCTTCGGCTCTGACATGGTTTTATGGAAAGCTCATTTCTGAGCGTGGTGGGAATGGATTTCATTAACAATTTATACCTACACATAACCCATCCTCTGGTTTATAGAGGTCTGTAgagttgaaatgaaaaatgataagGGGAGGTTATTTGCAGAGATGGTGATTTCATAGAGGACGATGGCAAATAAGGATAGTGCGAAAAATGGAATGGAgtggaagaggagaaggaaagtAGAAGAAGAGATAGAAGataacaggaagaaaaacaatatgataaagaagaagaggaatgtTTCAGGGTGATCTTTTGGCAGTGATGTCTGTTTCTGACAAACCTTGGCCTTTGCTGACATTACAGAAGTTATCTCTTTTCTATCCTTCCTCCAAACCCTCCATCGGGTCCCacctggagagaaagagaaagagagagagataggaatGTAAGAACAAGAACAAGGCTTCACTCTGTCAACTTTCCTCCTCCCAGAACTCTCTTTGAAAAGGGTAACATAAACTAAAGGCACAATATGCGGGCAATATGAAGTCTATACATTCACAATTGTCcagatactgtaaaaaaaaaaaaaacagccctgtgGGCCCCTGAGCAAGCCGACGTGTCACATAAATCACGTCCTCAATGCATGAGGATGGCGTGTTTGTTGCTGCTTCAGTAAAAGACCAGTGTTTGCTGCCAGCCAGTGTGGCTAGTGTTGGCTTGTCAGTTCATACATCCATGCAAACAGCCTCAGTCCGGCAACAAAAGGCAACATCTGCGATTTACTTGTCAAAGGCATTCTTCAGGGTTATTCCTGTGGCAGAGGTACAAGCAGGGGGAACCAGGCATAGCGAGAGCACTTCGCGGAGGTCCTGGACAAAAACCACAGAGATGCAGGACAGGTGATAAGAGATGTCACGGATGGAGATGTTTATATATAGTACGTGCAGTGTGGAAAGTTGCACTGGCTGCAGCGTGCCACCCATCCTGTAACATGATGTCATTATGTGAAACTCAGCGGAGATTAGAGCATCATGTTCGGCAAAAATGGGAGTGATGCTCAGTGTTAGGTAATGTAGATGTTCCTCGTGTATGTTACGTCAGTTTATTGGCATTAAGAAGCATTATAAAGGGTATGAGAAGAAATGAATGGTTTTGTCAgactgaaagttcattcttgatcttggaaacagcagctgacaaaatAACGTCACCACAAGGCCAatcagtagctgttctggacCTTTTGACTGTATCGCAGGATCCTCCTCAAAAGTTTGCACAGTTTTCATGAACTGTAGATGttaaaatttccatttttcagagcattttaaacctgcattaactgattttctggccacttgggggcagccgaaacaagttgtgaacataACTTTGATATATTCACACCTTTTAAGTtcatatgttgaacttgttagcaagctgttgcttatttccacatccagcagttgcAGAGCATCATTATCATTCagttggagtcatgtttctgtccacctggtgaatgtaagtccaatattcactctcttttagctctgtttttggtctctatcaacttctgagggaaatatctttctctttagttgctaaatgctcTACTCTCTTCACCAGCAAGTTGCTAActctgtctgtttgctgtttgtggctgagcaggtagtgtacagtgtttttataaagctttttatctgaaaacagctgtctacTGCCGatgaaaacaacactatgagagcaaacaaaacagtaaagttgtatCCAggcagctaaacaatgagctgaaacttgctataaagctccgtatAGAGGGCAGCTGCAGAGTAGGGTGATGATTATCTGTAGGTTCACCACTATTAGTGACACCTCTGGTATTACACATGgtcatttgatgtttttgttatgaaaaatatatataatagcCAATTTAAGGGCTTCCTGTGcatgtatattatattaataatgatatTGAGGGTCAAGCAGCAGGCTGCCAGTGATGGCAACACGCTAGGTAGCTTAAGACACTGTTAGCTGGTTGTTGCTAAAAGACAGAAGTGAATATAGTTTGCTTTTTAGGGCTGTGTCAAATATGTGGTTCTGTGATGCCTGAACACACTGTTGAGCCTTCTCAGTGTCGTGAGTCCAACTCAACAAAACACCAGTTCTTGAGAGGATGCCCCCCTGATGACCCCATAGACTTTCCTGCAATCTTACACTCAAATACAGACACTGCAGGGCCCGATGATAggtcaaaacatttaacattaacaCCAGGTAAATGCTCACCCAACTTTTGGCACAGTtcactactgtatgtgtgttgataacttacatataaaacagaggaaagcagcagatcctcacatttgagaagctggaaccaggaaACGTTTGTCATTTTTGCCTGATAAATGACAATGATCAAAATTGCTCTTGATTAacttaataattataatttcaaGAGTTGTTGTACCGTCTGACCACTGGGAGGAGCCTCTGGTTTTCAGACCAGAGACTTCTGATTGTTCCAAAGTCAATACTCAAAACAAAGGTGATTACTCTATTGCTGGTGTCACTCCAAGCAGGCCCTCCCACAAAGTCTCACAGAAGCCAAATCAGTGCACAAATCTTTAAAAGACAGCTTGTTTAAGATTTAGCTATCAGCAATAATCTGTTTAAGTGTGACACGAACAACAGATTTGTGTAACAACATTATGTCTACAGATACACCCAACATCTCTGAAAACCACATCTGTCATCTCTGCAATGCTTTGCATAACTTTGGCACTGAACTACAGCAAGACCATACGCCCATAGTAACGTATTCAAGCATGTACTGTTCATGTATTTGGTAGATTTCACTGATATGTAGTGTACcatgtttatttaaaagtcaaaaacaatCCCAGCAGTTCTGTCTGTGCAGCGAGATGGAAGACTGACAAAGCGTTACGGATCACAGGTCACGATAAGAGCAGTTGATGCATTTATGCAATCCTGCATGGTCCAGCTGTAGTGATCCACTGGAAAGAAAAGGCTGCAAAGTGAAGTTACAGACACTGAGGGGTGAGAGAGGgacaaagagacaaagtgaGCAtaattcagacagacagacagagtacACGCCACGGCTGCAACCTAAAACCAAACTGTGCTGACTCCTCGGCCCTccatctccctctgtctccaaGCTGATTTAAAACCTGACAGCAGCGCGAGACGGGACGTAAGGGGATGCAGCATGCAGGCCTTGCTCCACAGATCTTCACTGGGTCTCGGGAGAGGTGCCATTCTGAGTCCCTAATGCCACAGCTGGGAGTGTTTAGCTCCTTTTAGATCAGCGAGCGGGGAGTCTACGTGGGCCTGTCTGCTGGTTCATTTCACCCCAGCACTCTGAAGCTGTTTACAGCTTGACGCCTCCAGCCTTTTCAGGGATGAGGTGGGTGGGGGAGTTGAggggtggagagaggaggaagaggaggagcggGACACTGGTCCTGAAGACCTCCAGACTGACACAAGCCTGCTGAtggcatgtgtgtatgtacagtttcAAATCCAACAAAGTtcatgtgtgtttctatgtgtgtttaGAGAGCAGAGCATGTGTTTCTTCCTTGTGTGGCTGATTAAAGCCTTTGGTTTGTACATCAGGCTGGATGTCTGCAGCAGGGGAAGCCCTCCCTAAGCAAAGATAACCCATAAAGATGGAGCCAGCTACTATTTCCAGAGCTTGTTCTTCTGTGCGTTGTTATTCCAAATACTGTTTAAGTGCTTGGAGAGGATataggtggattttgttttgAGGGTATTTATAAAGTAGGAGTGGGGAATTACCTTTAAAACAAAGGCAGCCACCACAAAAGTAAAATTAGTTTACTGAATTTTTTCACTGAGGAGCAGTATGCACTAAATTAGGGAAATTAgagtttttattcatcattacCAGCATTTGGTCCTTCAACTTACAGTTTAAACTTCTGACTATCCTGCCCTACAAAGCCAAAACACAGTAATTGTTTTACCATATAAAAATTATTACGCCACAGAAATGTGGTTTCTGGTGGGAAAAAATGTGCATGAAGTAGAAAACAGGGGTAAAATCCAAACTGCAGTGGCTGCAATCTGGTTAGTTAAGACTAGCTGGTGAGATAGCCTCAGCGAACGCTAATTTACccacatttttctgtttcctgcagttggaaaaatacatttagaggATCCAACACTTTAGTAAGTGAGTTTTATGCCACATAAATAAGTCAGTAGCTGAATATAATCATAATGTAGATAAAAAAGTTACACCAGATAAACTACCTGCTAAaagattagcctagcttagcagaGTAGCAATAACTGCCGTCTCTGCGGTGTCTGACTCTAACTTGGGGGAATTCATGTGATTTGATGTGGTTAAGCAgccttaaaatacatatttgtttgtttgttaattgCAGAATAATTTAATACATAACTTCAGTTGTTCAAATCGACAAAAAAAGCTGAAGAGAAACAAAAGCATGTTTGTAAATCCTGCGTTTTccctgaatgttttttttaggttttatgTAAAGTCTGTTACAGTTATTGATAATCAGccttaaagacataaaataaaggttttacaGCTTTTAAATCTGTTACATATTTGTATAAAAGCAAACTTCCTTTTTAGCCAACATCACTGTCTTTCTCTGCCTTTGTACAGAAGCAGAAGTaatacaataaatcaataagTTAATTCATTTAAAGATGTTATTCAGACTTCTATTATTATTGCTACACGTGTTTCCTAAGGAAAGAAGCAGGGCAACATAACATAAATATGTTTCTTATTAGTGATCTTGGTGCCTACTGTATACTATTACATCGTCAGACCCGGGGTTTGCCCACAGAGCCTCTATAAACCTCTCacgtagtaaaaaaaaaagaaagctctGAGCTCTCTGGTGTTTCACCTCTCTCTAAAAGCCAAACTTCTCTGATAATGACCTCCTATTAGAGACACAATATTGTTCTCTGCTGTGCGCGCATGCATGTACGCGAAATGTTCTGACCTCCAGCTTTAACCTGTCACTACTGCAGTGCCTGATTGCAGGAGCGAAGAGGAAAACAGGGTACAGTAAATCACCGCCGGCTCAATAAAAGACACCTGCGGTGTAAGAGGAGATGcgggagagagaggcagaacaCCAGGAGAGCCGTCTGATCACTACCAGACACTGAGAAATCTGTAGAAGTCCCACAAAACGCAGCACAATGATATCTGCTATACATGCACGTGCCCCACAGCTCTGCATACATGTATCCAGAGCAATGTGAGAACTTGTTTTTCCTCTAATCTTGCTTGTGGCGTTCTAATGACAGTTCTTGGCTTCAGGGTGTAACGCCAAGCATTCACAATCTGACgtgattgtttgttttatctttatctgAACTGAAATTAGTCTGAGGATGGATTGTGAAATCACAACAGATTTTCTTAGACTTTAATGTCTAGTAGTCATGTTATTCTGTAGAGcgatctgcaactatttttataatcaaaccattttcatttttaagtaaaaatgccaaacatttgctggtttcagctgctCAGATGGGAGAATTTGATggctttctttgttttacatgatagtaaacataatatctttcagttttggattcatggtcagacaaaacaaaacatttgaagatgttatCTTAGACCATGGGAAATGATAAAGAGCATTTTATACCATTTTCTGAACTTTTATAGACAAAGTGTCTATAAAtggattaatcaagaaaataattgtcagattaggcaataatgtaaataaatacatacctattcattttaattatgcTTCATTTAATGCTTCATacacattaaatgtatttttttcttgtttaatgttctttcttctcctttctgACTAAACCAATTTCACTCTTCTGCAAATAATGACAGCATGTCTTAACTATTCAAGGCAGCCACAAAGTCACAGTCAGAAAAGCTAGAGGAGGAGCGATAAGATAACAAATATTGGGGTGAAAAAATCACAAGGAGAAAAAGGTGAAGAGTAAGGGGAATTAAAAaggagaatgtttttttttcccagagaaAAAGATAATTAGACCACTAAATGGGAGAAGTCTAAAAGCAGAGATAAGGTGAACACAGGGAAGCGAGGGAATGGCCAAATGAGAGTGCAGAAAAAGAGCGCAGACTGAAAGCCAGTCAGTTTGTAATCCCATAATCcctggcaggcaggcaggatgTAATTGCTCGTTAGTGCCAGTTTCCACTCTGAGGCCTGTCACTGCTGGAAAACCACAGAGCGCCGCCAAAATGAGAAACAGATAGCAGATCCCATGCCTCGGTTCAGATCGGTAGGTAGGCCCCCCACCCATACCCCCTCCcgtgaaatacacacacatgtgtgcacacaccgcctcactctttctgtctgttatcCCTTTTATTCTCCTTCCTTTTACtcatttttggtcatttttcagccacaaacacacacatacacaccctaTCTTTGTCAGTTTCTCTCCCACACATAAACTCAAGCACAGAGGGGGCCAGGGTAATCAGAGGTGTGGACAATACAGAGCCTGGAGGAGGATGGTGAAGAGTGGAGGGAATCTGTATGACCTCACTCCTCGTTGCGTTTCTCCCACCAAGAGGTTTTATTAACTGACTGACAACATCTGAGCTGTAGGTGTTTGAGAATCTTTCAGGCCAGTAACAGAAAGtaaagtgtgagagagaaacGTGGGGAGGGAAACACCGGTTAGCTGAGAGAAATCTTTCAGGAGCAGCGAGCGTGACGGTGATTAACATGAACCGGGTTTGACTCCAATCTTTCTCCAAAAACCACAAGACAGTTTATTCACCAATTTATTAGTGCcaacaaaaataattgaataactGACTAGACGGTTgattgaaaattaaaattactcatcaacaataataatcaattgataatttatgttatt
This sequence is a window from Thunnus albacares chromosome 12, fThuAlb1.1, whole genome shotgun sequence. Protein-coding genes within it:
- the ptger4c gene encoding prostaglandin E receptor 4 (subtype EP4) c; the encoded protein is MMINDTLAFGELDTNVSEPLPPLSLSQNYSGVPALRLESKSLVTSATMFAVGVLGNLIAIVVLCISKKEQKETTFYTLVCGMAITDLLGTCFTSPVVIATYVASRWPGGALLCHFFSFSMLFFGSAGMSILCAMAVERYLAINHAYFYSQHIDRTMARFALLVTYLANIVLCIMPSFGFGRHVKHFPGTWCFLDWRAMDPLGACYSFLYGGVMLVLIAVTVLCNLAVCRSLVGMNQRAGIVRTELCEQGGSRRRFPRLPSVTSAAEIQMFWLLVFMTIVFLVCSIPLVVRIFVNQLYDPAYISAGGQPDYRSDLMAIRFASFNPILDPWVYILCRKNLLLKGCEKLKRLVTRVKQGRKDNIVWVGGQHSPPSLNSDDTSCASLRTASHKNDVEHQVSIKIESFTDFAMRQAWDYDTARVNFHPFSVESTAILGCEEEVVADSKQEATAKASSGRSATPLLSAHVRRGDIVTCTFSTPSSCHSVKCL
- the LOC122993131 gene encoding uncharacterized protein LOC122993131, with the protein product MTHCSVWIAKNMTCTQRGTSVFPVLSGAHLEQSVHRTAGGTRWRVWRKDRKEITSVMSAKAKVLLWVLLSLLPLAEGAHMKAGTGVAGVGADSGPAVGLLGGQEERELPVTLPELVGDEEQKDDSDPYSTWHALYDPFVMDEVDDHPSSRWVGRSPRSSDPSEPQPKGSPKKKKKRKKKEKEEEEETGTGDRKGKGNKQPKQSSRDCRVEKREMKVRDLGLGFDSDEIVLFKFCVGSCQSSRTNYDLALKALLENGSLPRRTTRKVSSHPCCRPDRYEPVSFMDAQTTWRTIQSLSAASCMCIG